TTTGTTTACCCAAGGAGTTGTAGAGTCTTTCGCCAAAACAGCGCAAAGTTTCTGCAAGTTATTTCTTGTAGTCCCTTTGTTCTCCATCCAATATTTAACGCATTTGTTTCTGACAAATTGTGCTGTCCTAATAGCTTCATCAAGCTTTTGATATTGCTCTGGAGTGCCGTTCTTTAACTTAGTTTCTACAACTAACATAATTCCCTCGACCTGGGGTTGACCACTATTATAACACACTTTACCCAAGATTTGTAGAATTAAATCGTTACTTCGCATCTGAGTTAGTGGGTGGGATTTCATCCCCCGTTAAGCTACGCTCTCCGCGGGGGCATTCATCCAGCATTTTTAGGTNNNNNNNNNNNNNNNNNNNNNNNNNNNNNNNNNNNNNNNNNNNNNNNNNNNNNNNNNNNTAGATGCAGAAGGAAAGGTAATTGGAGTTAATGGAATTGTTCAGTTAGGTACGAATCCTGACAAAATTGTTTCCGCCGGAATTCCGATTAATTATTTTTCAGATTGGCGAAAAACGGCGAGATTATCTTCAATTCCAACTCCCCCAAATAATTCTGCACCTATTACAACTAATCCCGATCTCAATTCTTCTCCTTCACCCTCAAACTCTTCTAATACAATAGCTGCGGTGAATAATTCTTTTACTTTAGCCACCACTTTAACGGAAGAGTCAGGAGAAATTTTAGCCTTAGCTTTATCCTATCCTTATATTATTGTTGGGAATAGTAACGGAAGCCTTTCGATTTGGAATATTACCACCAGTGGACTGACTCGAACTTTACCCGCTCATCAAGGTTCTATTCCTAGTATTACCCTGAGTCAAGATCGTAAATATTTAGTCACTGGAGGTGAAGATGGATTGATTAAAATTTGGGATTTAGCCATCGGATTAGAATCCCCTACTTTACCCTTAATTAAAACGATTTCAGCCCATAATAATCCCGTTTTAGCTGTTGCATTGAGTCCCGATGGTAAAAAAATTGCGAGTGGAAGTTGGGATAAAACAATTAAACTTTGGGATGCGGAAACAGGTCAACTTTTAAAAACTTTTATCGGACATGAACAGTTAGTCGATGCGATCGCAGTCAGTCCCGATGGTAAAATTTTAGTCAGTGGCAGTAAGGATAGTAGTATTAAACTCTGGAATATCGAAACCGGGGAATTAATTCGTACCTTAAAAGGTCATGAATTATCCGTTTTATCCCTAGCTATTAGTTCCAATGGTGAGATTTTAGCCAGTGGAAGTGCTGATGGAACTATTGCTTTATGGAAGTTAAAAACAGGTCAACCCATTCGTCGTTTAAGTGGTCATACTGATGGGGTTTGGTCAATTACAATCACCAGTGATAGTAAAACCTTAATTAGTGGAAGTTGGGATAAAACTGTGAAACTTTGGGATTTAGCAACAGGTCAATTAAAAGGAAATTTAAAAGGGCATTCTGGTTATGTCAATGCTGTTAGTATTAGTCCCGATGGTAAAACCTTAGTCAGTGGGGGATGGGATGGACAAGTAAAGGTTTGGAAGCATCCTTAATCTTAACTAAAAGCTAAATTTTCGACGGCTATAATTCTAGGTTAGGTTAAGAAACAAAACCTAACCTAAAATCTCAAAAATTAAAACAAGAAATAACGCTGCGCCATCGGTAAAACCTCCGCAGGTTCACAGGTTAATAATTGCCCATCGGCTTTGACTTGATAGGTTTCAGGATCAACATCAATTTTCGGTAAAGCATGATTTAATTTCATATCGGCTTTACTAATATTTCGAGTTCCTGAAACTGCGACACATTGTTTTTTTAACCCTAATTGTTCAGGAATTTTTGCTTCTAAAGCTGCTTGAGAAACAAATGTTAAAGACGTAGATGAAATTGCTTTTCCAAAACTCCCAAACATCGGACGACCATAGACAGGTTGAGGGGTCGGAATACTCGCATTTGCATCCCCCATTTGCGCCCAAGCAATTAACCCGCCTTTAATGACTAATTCCGGTTTAACTCCAAAAAAAGCGGGTTTCCATAAACATAAATCCGCTAATTTTCCTTCAGAAATTGACCCCACATAATTAGCAATTCCATGAGTAATAGCCGGATTAATAGTATATTTAGCAATATAGCGTTTTACCCGAAAATTATCATGGGTTGCTTGAGTGTTTTCAGGGTCAGTTAATATCCCCCGTTGCACTTTCATTTTATGGGCGGTTTGCCACGTTCTAATAATCGTTTCTCCCACCCGTCCCATCGCTTGAGAATCAGAAGCAATCATACTAAATGCCCCTAAATCATGCAAAATATCTTCGGCGGCAATGGTTTCTCGACGAATTCGAGATTCAGCAAAAGCAACATCCTCTGGAATATTGCGATCTAAATGATGGCAAACCATCAACATATCCAGATGTTCTTCTAAGGTATTCATCGTATAGGGACGAGTGGGATTTGTAGAAGAAGGTAAGACATTTTTCTGACCACAAACCTTAATAATATCGGGTGCATGACCGCCTCCAGCCCCTTCGGTATGATAGGTATGAATTACCCGATTTTTAAACGCTTCAATGGTCGTTTCTACAAATCCAGCTTCGTTTAAAGTATCCGTATGAATGGCAACTTGAATATCATATTCATCGGCAACTTTTAAACAAGTATCAATTGCTGCTGGCGTAGTTCCCCAATCTTCATGTAGTTTTAAACCCATCGCCCCCGCCACAATTTGTTCCACTAAACCTTGGGGTTGACTACTATTTCCTTTGCCTAAAAATCCTAAATTCATCGGAAAAGCTTCCGCCGCTTCTAACATCCGATAAATATTCCACGCCCCCGGAGTACAAGTGGTGGCATTTGTTCCCGTGGCGGGGCCAGTTCCACCCCCGATCATTG
The nucleotide sequence above comes from Planktothrix serta PCC 8927. Encoded proteins:
- a CDS encoding WD40 repeat domain-containing protein — translated: DAEGKVIGVNGIVQLGTNPDKIVSAGIPINYFSDWRKTARLSSIPTPPNNSAPITTNPDLNSSPSPSNSSNTIAAVNNSFTLATTLTEESGEILALALSYPYIIVGNSNGSLSIWNITTSGLTRTLPAHQGSIPSITLSQDRKYLVTGGEDGLIKIWDLAIGLESPTLPLIKTISAHNNPVLAVALSPDGKKIASGSWDKTIKLWDAETGQLLKTFIGHEQLVDAIAVSPDGKILVSGSKDSSIKLWNIETGELIRTLKGHELSVLSLAISSNGEILASGSADGTIALWKLKTGQPIRRLSGHTDGVWSITITSDSKTLISGSWDKTVKLWDLATGQLKGNLKGHSGYVNAVSISPDGKTLVSGGWDGQVKVWKHP
- the ureC gene encoding urease subunit alpha; this encodes MSYKMDRQAYAETFGPTVGDRIRLADTELIIEVERDYTTYGDEVKFGGGKVIRDGMGQSPISREDGAVDLVITNALIIDWWGIVKADVGIKDGKIYKIGKAGNPYIQDHIDIIIGPATEAIAGEGMILTAGGIDSHIHFICPQQIETAIASGITTMIGGGTGPATGTNATTCTPGAWNIYRMLEAAEAFPMNLGFLGKGNSSQPQGLVEQIVAGAMGLKLHEDWGTTPAAIDTCLKVADEYDIQVAIHTDTLNEAGFVETTIEAFKNRVIHTYHTEGAGGGHAPDIIKVCGQKNVLPSSTNPTRPYTMNTLEEHLDMLMVCHHLDRNIPEDVAFAESRIRRETIAAEDILHDLGAFSMIASDSQAMGRVGETIIRTWQTAHKMKVQRGILTDPENTQATHDNFRVKRYIAKYTINPAITHGIANYVGSISEGKLADLCLWKPAFFGVKPELVIKGGLIAWAQMGDANASIPTPQPVYGRPMFGSFGKAISSTSLTFVSQAALEAKIPEQLGLKKQCVAVSGTRNISKADMKLNHALPKIDVDPETYQVKADGQLLTCEPAEVLPMAQRYFLF